From a region of the Canis lupus dingo isolate Sandy chromosome 5, ASM325472v2, whole genome shotgun sequence genome:
- the COG8 gene encoding conserved oligomeric Golgi complex subunit 8 gives MAAPATVASPATASAAAAALGEVEDEGLLASLFRDRFPEAQWRERPDVGRYLRELSGSGLERLRREPERLAEERAQLLQQTRDLAFANYKTFIRGAECTERIHRLFGDVESSLGRLLGRLPSFQQSCRNFVKEAEEISSNRRMNTLTLNRHTEILEILEIPQLMDTCVRNSYYEEALELAAYVRRLERKYSSIPVIQGIVNEVRQSMQLMLSQLIQQLRTNIQLPACLRVIGFLRCMDIFTEAELRVKFLQARDAWLRSILTAIPNDDPYFHITKTIEACRVHLFDIITQYRAIFSDEDPLLPPVSSEHTVDESAIFYGWVLQRVSQFLQVLETDLHRGIGGRLDSLLGQCMYFGLSFSRVGVDFRGQLAPVFQRVAISTFQKAIQEAVEKFQDEMNSYTLISAPAILGSSNLPAAVPVTQPGTLQPPMVLLDFPPLACFLNNILVAFNDLRLCCPVALAQDVTRVLEDALAKVTKVILAFHRAEEAAFSTGEQELFVQFCTVFLEDLVPYLNRCLQVLFPPAQIAQTLGVPPAQLSKYGNLGHVNLAAVQEPLAFLLPKRELVLCLEDKELVPAPPAESGLGPEATAAGCGHPDGAQEPAGSAEAPDGDTSPAPQPPAASAGSGGLRSASRKARAICASRRPPRRERRPTGAGEGRGGGRASAMGPGLLLGLLRARAPPWAWGAARGGGRACSSAPARDGLEGPARQRSYWRYVRRLVRGAPEPPYPHVCQVGDPALRTVAAPVEPAQLAGPQLQRLVQRLVQVMRRRHCVGLSAPQLGVPLQVLAFEFPEALFRACAPRLRETRQMEPFPLRVVVNPSLRVLDSRRVTFPEGCESVAGFLACVPRFQAVQISGLDPKGEQVVWQASGWAARIIQHEMDHLQGCLFIDKMDSKTFTNIHWMEVND, from the exons ATGGCGGCGCCGGCCACGGTCGCTTCGCCCGCCACGGCCTCGGCCGCCGCAGCGGCTCTCGGGGAGGTGGAGGATGAGGGGCTCCTGGCGTCGCTGTTCCGGGACCGCTTCCCCGAGGCCCAGTGGCGGGAGCGCCCCGACGTGGGCCGCTACCTCCGGGAGTTGAGCGGCTCGGGGCTGGAGCGGCTGAGGCGCGAGCCCGAGCGCCTGGCGGAGGAGCGAGCGCAGCTGCTGCAGCAGACGCGCGACCTGGCCTTCGCCAACTACAAGACCTTCATCCGCGGCGCCGAGTGCACCGAGCGCATCCACCGCCTCTTCGGCGACGTGGAGTCGTCCCTCGGCCGCCTGCTCGGCCGCCTGCCCAGCTTCCAGCAGAGCTGCAG AAACTTTGTGAAAGAGGCTGAGGAGATCAGCTCCAACCGCCGGATGAACACCCTGACTCTAAACCGGCACACAGAAATCCTGGAAATCCTGGAGATTCCTCAGCTAATGGATACCTGTGTCCGGAACAGCTATTATGAAGAGGCCCTGGAGCTCGCGGCCTATGTACGCCGACTGGAAAGGAAGTACTCCTCCATCCCTGTCATCCAG GGCATTGTGAACGAAGTGCGCCAGTCCATGCAGCTGATGCTGAGCCAGCTGATCCAGCAACTAAGGACCaacatccagctccctgcctgcctccgTGTCATTGGCTTCCTGCGGTGCATGGATATCTTCACAGAGGCTGAGTTGAGGGTGAAGTTTCTTCAGGCCCGAGATGCTTGGCTCCGTTCCATCCTGACTGCCATCCCCAATGATGATCCCTATTTCCACATCACAAAAACCATTGAGGCCTGCCGTGTCCATCTGTTCGATATCATCACTCAGTACCGTGCCATATTCTCAGACGAGGACCCATTGTTGCCCCCTGTCTCAAGCGAGCACACTGTGGATGAGAGTGCCATCTTCTATGGCTGGGTGCTACAGAGAGTGTCACAATTCCTGCAGGTGCTGGAGACCGACCTTCACAGGGGGATAGGTGGTCGTCTAGACTCTCTGCTGGGTCAGTGCATGTACTTTGGGCTGTCCTTCAGCCGGGTGGGGGTTGATTTCCGGGGCCAGTTGGCTCCTGTTTTCCAGCGGGTAGCCATCAGCACTTTTCAGAAGGCAATTCAGGAGGCAGTGGAGAAGTTCCAGGATGAAATGAATTCCTACACCCTCATCTCCGCTCCCGCCATCCTGGGCAGCAGTAACCTGCCTGCTGCCGTGCCAGTCACTCAGCCGGGGACCCTGCAGCCACCCATGGTGCTCTTAGACTTCCCACCCCTTGCCTGCTTCCTCAACAATATTCTGGTTGCCTTCAATGATCTGCGCCTCTGCTGCCCTGTGGCCCTGGCACAGGATGTGACGAGGGTCCTGGAGGATGCCCTTGCCAAG GTAACCAAAGTGATCCTGGCCTTTCACCGGGCAGAAGAGGCTGCTTTCAGCACCGGGGAGCAGGAGCTCTTTGTCCAGTTCTGCACTGTCTTCCTGGAAGACCTTGTTCCTTATTTAAATCGCTGTCTCCAAGTCCTTTTTCCACCAGCTCAAATAGCACAGACCTTAg GCGTTCCACCCGCTCAGCTCTCCAAGTACGGAAACCTTGGACACGTGAACCTCGCCGCAGTCCAGGAGCCTCTGGCCTTCCTCCTGCCGAAGAGAGAGCTGGTCCTCTGTCTGGAGGACAAGGAGCTGGTGCCGGCGCCCCCCGCCGAGTCGGGCCTGGGCCCGGAGGCCACGGCCGCAGGGTGCGGTCACCCTGACGGTGCGCAGGAGCCCGCGGGCTCGGCGGAGGCGCCTGACGGGGACACCTCACCCGCGCCCCAGCCCCCCGCGGCGTCCGCGGGGAG cg GCGGGCTGCGCTCGGCGTCCCGGAAGGCGCGCGCGATCTGCGCGTCCCGGCGTCCCCCGCGGCGGGAGCGCCGGCCTacgggggccggggagggccgcggcggcggccgggcgtCTGCGATGGGGCCCgggctgctgctggggctgctgcggGCGCGGGCCCCGCCGTGGGCCTGGGGAGcggcgcgcggcggcggccgggcctgCAGCTCCGCGCCCGCCCGGGACGGCCTCGAGGGTCCGGCGCGCCAGCGGTCGTACTGGCGCTACGTGCGCCGCCTGGTGCGGGGCGCGCCCGAGCCGCCGTACCCACACGTGTGCCAGGTCGGGGACCCGGCGCTGCGGACCGTGGCGGCCCCGGTGGAGCCGGCGCAGCTGGCGGGCCCCCAACTGCAGCGGCTGGTGCAGAGGCTGGTCCAGGTGATGCGGCGCCGGCACTGCGTGGGCCTGAGCGCCCCCCAGCTCGGGGTGCCGCTGCAGGTGCTGGCCTTCGAGTTCCCCGAGGCGCTCTTCCGCGCCTGCGCGCCGCGCCTCCGCGAGACCCGCCAGATGGAGCCCTTCCCCCTGCGCGTGGTGGTGAACCCCAGCCTGCGGGTGCTGGACAGCCGCCGGGTCACCTTCCCTGAGGGCTGCGAGAGCGTCGCCGGCTTCCTGGCCTGCGTACCCCGCTTCCAGGCCGTGCAGATCTCAG GGCTGGACCCCAAAGGGGAGCAGGTGGTGTGGCAGGCGAGCGGATGGGCAGCCCGTATCATCCAGCACGAGATGGACCACTTGCAGGGCTGCCTGTTCATTGACAAAATGGACAGCAAGACATTTACAAACATCCACTGGATGGAGGTGAATGATTAA
- the VPS4A gene encoding vacuolar protein sorting-associated protein 4A isoform X3: MTTSTLQKAIDLVTKATEEDKAKNYEEALRLYQHAVEYFLHAIKYEAHSDKAKESIRAKCMQYLDRAEKLKDYLRNKEKHGKKPVKENQSESKGSDSDSEGDNPEKKKLQEQLMGAVVIEKPNIRWNDVAGLEGAKEALKEAVILPIKFPHLFTGKRTPWRGILLFGPPGTGKSYLAKAVATEANNSTFFSVSSSDLMSKWLGESEKLVKNLFELARQHKPSIIFIDEVDSLCGSRNENESEAARRIKTEFLVQMQGVGNNNDGTLVLGATNIPWVLDSAIRRRFEKRIYIPLPEEAARAQMFRLHLGSTPHNLTDANIHELARKTEGYSGADISIIVRDSLMQPVRKVQSATHFKKVCGPSRTNPSVMIDDLLTPCSPGDPGAMEMTWMDVPGDKLLEPVVCMTP; encoded by the exons AAAGCCATTGATCTGGTGACAAAAGCCACAGAAGAGGATAAAGCCAAGAATTACGAGGAGGCACTCCGGCTCTACCAGCATGCCGTGGAGTATTTCCTACACGCTATCAAAT ATGAGGCACACAGCGACAAGGCCAAGGAGAGCATTCGAGCCAAGTGCATGCAGTACCTAGATCGGGCCGAGAAGCTGAAGGATTATTTACGAAACAAAGAGAAGCATGGCAAGAAGCCAGTGAAAGAAAATCAGAGTGAGAGCAAGGG CAGTGATAGTGACAGTGAAGGGGACaacccagagaaaaagaaattgcaagaACAACTGATGG GTGCTGTTGTGATAGAGAAGCCCAACATTCGGTGGAATGATGTGGCTGGGCTGGAGGGGGCCAAGGAAGCCCTCAAAGAAGCTGTCATTTTGCCAATTAAATTCCCACACTTGTTCACAG GCAAGCGTACGCCTTGGCGAGGGATACTGCTCTTCGGACCCCCTGGCACAGGGAAATCCTACCTGGCCAAAGCAGTGGCCACGGAGGCCAACAACTCCaccttcttctctgtgtcctcctcGGACCTGATGTCTAAGTGGTTGGGGGAGAGTGAGAA GCTAGTCAAGAACCTGTTTGAGCTGGCCAGGCAGCACAAGCCCTCCATCATCTTCATCGATGAGGTGGATTCCCTCTGCGGGTCCCGCAATGAAAATGAGAGTGAGGCCGCCCGAAGGATCAAAACGGAGTTCTTGGTTCAGATGCAGG gGGTGGGGAATAACAACGATGGGACTCTGGTTCTTGGTGCCACAAACATCCCATGGGTGTTGGATTCAGCCATTAGAAGGAG GTTTGAAAAGAGGATTTACATCCCACTGCCCGAGGAGGCTGCCCGTGCCCAGATGTTCCGGTTGCATCTGGGGAGCACTCCCCACAATCTCACAGATGCCAACATCCATGAGCTGGCCCGGAAGACGGAAGGCTACTCAGGTGCCGACATCAGCATCATTGTGCGGGACTCCCTCATGCAGCCTGTCAGAAAAGTTCAGTCAGCAACACACTTCAAAAAG GTCTGTGGCCCTTCCCGCACCAACCCTAGCGTTATGATCGATGACCTCCTGACCCCATGCTCACCAGGGGACCCGGGGGCCATGGAGATGACTTGGATGGATGTCCCCGGTGACAAACTCCTAGAGCCTGTGGTTTGCATG ACACCTTGA
- the VPS4A gene encoding vacuolar protein sorting-associated protein 4A isoform X2, giving the protein MTTSTLQKAIDLVTKATEEDKAKNYEEALRLYQHAVEYFLHAIKYEAHSDKAKESIRAKCMQYLDRAEKLKDYLRNKEKHGKKPVKENQSESKGDSDSEGDNPEKKKLQEQLMGAVVIEKPNIRWNDVAGLEGAKEALKEAVILPIKFPHLFTGKRTPWRGILLFGPPGTGKSYLAKAVATEANNSTFFSVSSSDLMSKWLGESEKLVKNLFELARQHKPSIIFIDEVDSLCGSRNENESEAARRIKTEFLVQMQGVGNNNDGTLVLGATNIPWVLDSAIRRRFEKRIYIPLPEEAARAQMFRLHLGSTPHNLTDANIHELARKTEGYSGADISIIVRDSLMQPVRKVQSATHFKKVCGPSRTNPSVMIDDLLTPCSPGDPGAMEMTWMDVPGDKLLEPVVCMSDMLRSLATTRPTVNADDLLKVKKFSEDFGQES; this is encoded by the exons AAAGCCATTGATCTGGTGACAAAAGCCACAGAAGAGGATAAAGCCAAGAATTACGAGGAGGCACTCCGGCTCTACCAGCATGCCGTGGAGTATTTCCTACACGCTATCAAAT ATGAGGCACACAGCGACAAGGCCAAGGAGAGCATTCGAGCCAAGTGCATGCAGTACCTAGATCGGGCCGAGAAGCTGAAGGATTATTTACGAAACAAAGAGAAGCATGGCAAGAAGCCAGTGAAAGAAAATCAGAGTGAGAGCAAGGG TGATAGTGACAGTGAAGGGGACaacccagagaaaaagaaattgcaagaACAACTGATGG GTGCTGTTGTGATAGAGAAGCCCAACATTCGGTGGAATGATGTGGCTGGGCTGGAGGGGGCCAAGGAAGCCCTCAAAGAAGCTGTCATTTTGCCAATTAAATTCCCACACTTGTTCACAG GCAAGCGTACGCCTTGGCGAGGGATACTGCTCTTCGGACCCCCTGGCACAGGGAAATCCTACCTGGCCAAAGCAGTGGCCACGGAGGCCAACAACTCCaccttcttctctgtgtcctcctcGGACCTGATGTCTAAGTGGTTGGGGGAGAGTGAGAA GCTAGTCAAGAACCTGTTTGAGCTGGCCAGGCAGCACAAGCCCTCCATCATCTTCATCGATGAGGTGGATTCCCTCTGCGGGTCCCGCAATGAAAATGAGAGTGAGGCCGCCCGAAGGATCAAAACGGAGTTCTTGGTTCAGATGCAGG gGGTGGGGAATAACAACGATGGGACTCTGGTTCTTGGTGCCACAAACATCCCATGGGTGTTGGATTCAGCCATTAGAAGGAG GTTTGAAAAGAGGATTTACATCCCACTGCCCGAGGAGGCTGCCCGTGCCCAGATGTTCCGGTTGCATCTGGGGAGCACTCCCCACAATCTCACAGATGCCAACATCCATGAGCTGGCCCGGAAGACGGAAGGCTACTCAGGTGCCGACATCAGCATCATTGTGCGGGACTCCCTCATGCAGCCTGTCAGAAAAGTTCAGTCAGCAACACACTTCAAAAAG GTCTGTGGCCCTTCCCGCACCAACCCTAGCGTTATGATCGATGACCTCCTGACCCCATGCTCACCAGGGGACCCGGGGGCCATGGAGATGACTTGGATGGATGTCCCCGGTGACAAACTCCTAGAGCCTGTGGTTTGCATG TCGGACATGCTCCGGTCTCTGGCCACCACTCGGCCCACCGTGAATGCAGATGACCTCTTGAAAGTGAAGAAATTCTCAGAGGACTTTGGACAGGAGAGTTAA
- the VPS4A gene encoding vacuolar protein sorting-associated protein 4A isoform X1, with the protein MTTSTLQKAIDLVTKATEEDKAKNYEEALRLYQHAVEYFLHAIKYEAHSDKAKESIRAKCMQYLDRAEKLKDYLRNKEKHGKKPVKENQSESKGSDSDSEGDNPEKKKLQEQLMGAVVIEKPNIRWNDVAGLEGAKEALKEAVILPIKFPHLFTGKRTPWRGILLFGPPGTGKSYLAKAVATEANNSTFFSVSSSDLMSKWLGESEKLVKNLFELARQHKPSIIFIDEVDSLCGSRNENESEAARRIKTEFLVQMQGVGNNNDGTLVLGATNIPWVLDSAIRRRFEKRIYIPLPEEAARAQMFRLHLGSTPHNLTDANIHELARKTEGYSGADISIIVRDSLMQPVRKVQSATHFKKVCGPSRTNPSVMIDDLLTPCSPGDPGAMEMTWMDVPGDKLLEPVVCMSDMLRSLATTRPTVNADDLLKVKKFSEDFGQES; encoded by the exons AAAGCCATTGATCTGGTGACAAAAGCCACAGAAGAGGATAAAGCCAAGAATTACGAGGAGGCACTCCGGCTCTACCAGCATGCCGTGGAGTATTTCCTACACGCTATCAAAT ATGAGGCACACAGCGACAAGGCCAAGGAGAGCATTCGAGCCAAGTGCATGCAGTACCTAGATCGGGCCGAGAAGCTGAAGGATTATTTACGAAACAAAGAGAAGCATGGCAAGAAGCCAGTGAAAGAAAATCAGAGTGAGAGCAAGGG CAGTGATAGTGACAGTGAAGGGGACaacccagagaaaaagaaattgcaagaACAACTGATGG GTGCTGTTGTGATAGAGAAGCCCAACATTCGGTGGAATGATGTGGCTGGGCTGGAGGGGGCCAAGGAAGCCCTCAAAGAAGCTGTCATTTTGCCAATTAAATTCCCACACTTGTTCACAG GCAAGCGTACGCCTTGGCGAGGGATACTGCTCTTCGGACCCCCTGGCACAGGGAAATCCTACCTGGCCAAAGCAGTGGCCACGGAGGCCAACAACTCCaccttcttctctgtgtcctcctcGGACCTGATGTCTAAGTGGTTGGGGGAGAGTGAGAA GCTAGTCAAGAACCTGTTTGAGCTGGCCAGGCAGCACAAGCCCTCCATCATCTTCATCGATGAGGTGGATTCCCTCTGCGGGTCCCGCAATGAAAATGAGAGTGAGGCCGCCCGAAGGATCAAAACGGAGTTCTTGGTTCAGATGCAGG gGGTGGGGAATAACAACGATGGGACTCTGGTTCTTGGTGCCACAAACATCCCATGGGTGTTGGATTCAGCCATTAGAAGGAG GTTTGAAAAGAGGATTTACATCCCACTGCCCGAGGAGGCTGCCCGTGCCCAGATGTTCCGGTTGCATCTGGGGAGCACTCCCCACAATCTCACAGATGCCAACATCCATGAGCTGGCCCGGAAGACGGAAGGCTACTCAGGTGCCGACATCAGCATCATTGTGCGGGACTCCCTCATGCAGCCTGTCAGAAAAGTTCAGTCAGCAACACACTTCAAAAAG GTCTGTGGCCCTTCCCGCACCAACCCTAGCGTTATGATCGATGACCTCCTGACCCCATGCTCACCAGGGGACCCGGGGGCCATGGAGATGACTTGGATGGATGTCCCCGGTGACAAACTCCTAGAGCCTGTGGTTTGCATG TCGGACATGCTCCGGTCTCTGGCCACCACTCGGCCCACCGTGAATGCAGATGACCTCTTGAAAGTGAAGAAATTCTCAGAGGACTTTGGACAGGAGAGTTAA
- the VPS4A gene encoding vacuolar protein sorting-associated protein 4A isoform X4, whose product MKAIDLVTKATEEDKAKNYEEALRLYQHAVEYFLHAIKYEAHSDKAKESIRAKCMQYLDRAEKLKDYLRNKEKHGKKPVKENQSESKGSDSDSEGDNPEKKKLQEQLMGAVVIEKPNIRWNDVAGLEGAKEALKEAVILPIKFPHLFTGKRTPWRGILLFGPPGTGKSYLAKAVATEANNSTFFSVSSSDLMSKWLGESEKLVKNLFELARQHKPSIIFIDEVDSLCGSRNENESEAARRIKTEFLVQMQGVGNNNDGTLVLGATNIPWVLDSAIRRRFEKRIYIPLPEEAARAQMFRLHLGSTPHNLTDANIHELARKTEGYSGADISIIVRDSLMQPVRKVQSATHFKKVCGPSRTNPSVMIDDLLTPCSPGDPGAMEMTWMDVPGDKLLEPVVCMSDMLRSLATTRPTVNADDLLKVKKFSEDFGQES is encoded by the exons ATG AAAGCCATTGATCTGGTGACAAAAGCCACAGAAGAGGATAAAGCCAAGAATTACGAGGAGGCACTCCGGCTCTACCAGCATGCCGTGGAGTATTTCCTACACGCTATCAAAT ATGAGGCACACAGCGACAAGGCCAAGGAGAGCATTCGAGCCAAGTGCATGCAGTACCTAGATCGGGCCGAGAAGCTGAAGGATTATTTACGAAACAAAGAGAAGCATGGCAAGAAGCCAGTGAAAGAAAATCAGAGTGAGAGCAAGGG CAGTGATAGTGACAGTGAAGGGGACaacccagagaaaaagaaattgcaagaACAACTGATGG GTGCTGTTGTGATAGAGAAGCCCAACATTCGGTGGAATGATGTGGCTGGGCTGGAGGGGGCCAAGGAAGCCCTCAAAGAAGCTGTCATTTTGCCAATTAAATTCCCACACTTGTTCACAG GCAAGCGTACGCCTTGGCGAGGGATACTGCTCTTCGGACCCCCTGGCACAGGGAAATCCTACCTGGCCAAAGCAGTGGCCACGGAGGCCAACAACTCCaccttcttctctgtgtcctcctcGGACCTGATGTCTAAGTGGTTGGGGGAGAGTGAGAA GCTAGTCAAGAACCTGTTTGAGCTGGCCAGGCAGCACAAGCCCTCCATCATCTTCATCGATGAGGTGGATTCCCTCTGCGGGTCCCGCAATGAAAATGAGAGTGAGGCCGCCCGAAGGATCAAAACGGAGTTCTTGGTTCAGATGCAGG gGGTGGGGAATAACAACGATGGGACTCTGGTTCTTGGTGCCACAAACATCCCATGGGTGTTGGATTCAGCCATTAGAAGGAG GTTTGAAAAGAGGATTTACATCCCACTGCCCGAGGAGGCTGCCCGTGCCCAGATGTTCCGGTTGCATCTGGGGAGCACTCCCCACAATCTCACAGATGCCAACATCCATGAGCTGGCCCGGAAGACGGAAGGCTACTCAGGTGCCGACATCAGCATCATTGTGCGGGACTCCCTCATGCAGCCTGTCAGAAAAGTTCAGTCAGCAACACACTTCAAAAAG GTCTGTGGCCCTTCCCGCACCAACCCTAGCGTTATGATCGATGACCTCCTGACCCCATGCTCACCAGGGGACCCGGGGGCCATGGAGATGACTTGGATGGATGTCCCCGGTGACAAACTCCTAGAGCCTGTGGTTTGCATG TCGGACATGCTCCGGTCTCTGGCCACCACTCGGCCCACCGTGAATGCAGATGACCTCTTGAAAGTGAAGAAATTCTCAGAGGACTTTGGACAGGAGAGTTAA